The proteins below are encoded in one region of Limnochorda pilosa:
- a CDS encoding MFS transporter has product MGHAEEVVERARLRPRRERVVQETNQIVGNRAGAMLSMPRATVGDIFSPRERGR; this is encoded by the coding sequence CGGAAGAGGTGGTAGAGCGGGCGCGACTGCGGCCGCGCCGGGAGAGGGTCGTCCAGGAGACCAACCAGATCGTGGGCAACCGCGCCGGCGCCATGCTGAGCATGCCCCGTGCCACCGTGGGCGACATCTTTAGCCCCAGGGAGCGCGGGCGGTGA
- a CDS encoding addiction module protein: MTEGVLTPPEVEGPASEKLQLVEDLWDDIASTPDVVSMPASRA, encoded by the coding sequence ATGACGGAGGGCGTCCTGACTCCGCCAGAAGTCGAGGGGCCGGCCTCAGAGAAGCTTCAACTGGTGGAGGATCTATGGGACGACATTGCATCCACTCCGGATGTGGTGTCGATGCCTGCATCCAGGGCATAG
- a CDS encoding DUF3782 domain-containing protein, with amino-acid sequence MDRRFEAVDRRFEAVDRRFEEANQRFEAIERTLASHSEALARHEKALRRLETGIGSPGHRFEEGFEEVVRATIEEFSGVGPLRAERLVLRDAEGELFGVRGQSVEFDAYVHDGRRFLVEVKGFAEPEDVLNFHRKMEFAKRHLDEPFEPLLIAPYAWRKAVQLAKELGVRLLMDADQDPSEDQ; translated from the coding sequence GTGGACCGTCGTTTCGAGGCCGTAGACCGCCGTTTCGAGGCCGTAGACCGCCGCTTCGAGGAGGCCAACCAACGCTTCGAAGCCATCGAGCGAACGCTCGCGTCGCACAGTGAGGCGCTTGCGCGGCACGAGAAGGCCCTGCGACGGCTCGAGACAGGGATCGGCTCCCCGGGACACCGGTTCGAGGAAGGGTTCGAAGAGGTGGTCCGTGCCACCATCGAGGAGTTCTCCGGGGTGGGTCCGCTGAGAGCGGAACGCCTGGTCCTCCGGGACGCCGAGGGGGAGCTCTTCGGCGTCCGCGGGCAGTCGGTCGAATTCGATGCGTACGTCCACGACGGCCGGCGTTTCCTGGTCGAGGTGAAGGGCTTCGCCGAGCCCGAGGACGTTCTGAACTTCCACCGGAAGATGGAGTTCGCCAAACGCCACCTTGACGAGCCCTTCGAGCCCCTGCTGATCGCGCCCTACGCCTGGAGGAAGGCCGTTCAGCTGGCCAAGGAGCTCGGCGTCCGCCTCCTCATGGACGCCGACCAGGATCCGTCGGAAGACCAGTGA
- a CDS encoding tyrosine-type recombinase/integrase → MDLVLRSRTGMPLSPRHLRLAIKKLALRAGMDPDVVVKKVRVHALRHGHATHLLLRNVPLKVVAERFGHASTHVTATKQLNEEGYRTRRGGKFYHQTVRQILEVPRYRDLAVDGKA, encoded by the coding sequence GTGGATCTCGTCTTACGCAGCCGGACCGGGATGCCGCTTTCGCCGCGCCATCTGCGGCTGGCCATCAAGAAGCTCGCCCTGCGGGCCGGCATGGATCCGGACGTAGTGGTCAAGAAGGTGCGGGTCCACGCCTTGCGGCACGGGCACGCCACGCATCTGCTCTTGCGCAACGTCCCTCTGAAGGTCGTGGCGGAACGGTTCGGGCATGCCAGCACGCACGTCACGGCTACCAAGCAGCTCAACGAGGAGGGTTACCGTACCCGTCGAGGTGGGAAGTTCTACCACCAGACGGTGCGGCAGATCTTGGAGGTTCCTCGTTACCGAGATTTGGCAGTCGACGGGAAGGCATGA
- a CDS encoding phosphatase PAP2 family protein, giving the protein MEWIKALQAVMGGPFWDGFWVTISKIYSENVMLALLVIVYWVSSRSYKRYFVTLVIGQLWVVAGLKGLIGIQRPPMDAGIRVIQVDTDGTFSTPSGHATGSASVFSALALGIRHRWFTALAILVILLVGTSRLYLGVHYPTDLLAGWALGLLLAVGLYYAWRPLEAALGRLPFGAQLALALLAPTALMALWAGIPVIARVGLSEQFATMGALAGIWVGDLLEERLVRAERADGLRRQVLNCLCGLVLVFAVRFALKAVMPAGEWADFIRYIGVGLTVALLAPWVFSRLPLRPAGKAVAS; this is encoded by the coding sequence ATGGAATGGATCAAGGCGCTGCAGGCGGTTATGGGCGGGCCCTTCTGGGATGGGTTCTGGGTGACCATAAGCAAAATCTATTCGGAGAACGTCATGCTGGCGCTGCTGGTGATCGTGTACTGGGTCTCCAGCCGCTCCTACAAACGGTATTTCGTCACGCTTGTCATAGGTCAGCTGTGGGTGGTGGCCGGGCTGAAGGGGCTGATTGGCATCCAGCGGCCGCCCATGGACGCCGGCATTCGGGTGATCCAGGTCGACACCGACGGCACCTTCTCCACGCCCAGCGGGCATGCGACGGGCAGCGCGAGCGTCTTCTCCGCCCTGGCCCTGGGCATCCGGCATCGGTGGTTCACCGCCCTCGCCATCCTGGTGATTCTACTCGTGGGAACGTCGCGGCTCTACCTCGGGGTCCACTACCCCACCGACCTGCTGGCCGGGTGGGCGCTGGGCCTGCTCCTGGCGGTGGGTCTGTACTACGCGTGGCGCCCTCTGGAGGCCGCCCTCGGCCGCCTGCCCTTCGGCGCGCAGTTGGCGCTGGCGCTGCTCGCCCCCACCGCGCTGATGGCCCTTTGGGCAGGGATACCGGTCATCGCCCGGGTGGGCCTGTCGGAGCAGTTCGCGACCATGGGCGCGCTGGCGGGCATCTGGGTCGGCGACCTGCTGGAGGAGCGGCTGGTGCGCGCGGAGCGTGCGGACGGGCTCAGGCGGCAGGTGCTCAACTGCCTGTGCGGCCTGGTCCTTGTGTTCGCGGTGCGCTTTGCGCTGAAGGCAGTGATGCCGGCCGGGGAATGGGCAGACTTCATCCGGTACATCGGCGTCGGCCTGACGGTAGCGCTGCTAGCCCCGTGGGTCTTCAGCAGGTTGCCCCTCCGCCCGGCGGGCAAGGCCGTCGCCTCCTGA
- a CDS encoding transposase, with amino-acid sequence MANFLADRGFLDGATLYWLDQQGIAFVVPAKKKMLVHRLACSEAQGKKGHVQSRTRTVTHGHGKRKSVEHLTTEVVGIENLQLWDAYNDPKAARKARRRGYESKPLQAIVVRMWENRPATPGGTVVFLTNQQVRTPLSVFDDYDGRSLIENTLFREGKQGWALESIPQKNQRAAVSHIFITLAMVAITTAYREWTRREAEEEAEASSPLERRLGRTDLQEPQGIRRWRRDLKNAVRDDVIVFQGPSYGIFHVMEMMVLAGYRLRRLPEELGAREAIFARYGIHPPP; translated from the coding sequence GTGGCCAACTTCCTCGCCGACCGGGGCTTCCTGGACGGTGCCACCCTCTACTGGCTCGACCAGCAGGGCATCGCCTTCGTCGTCCCGGCGAAGAAGAAGATGCTCGTCCACAGGCTCGCCTGCTCGGAGGCCCAGGGGAAGAAGGGCCACGTGCAGTCCCGGACCCGAACCGTCACCCATGGTCATGGCAAGCGCAAGAGCGTGGAGCATCTCACGACGGAAGTGGTGGGTATTGAAAACCTTCAACTTTGGGATGCCTACAACGACCCGAAGGCTGCACGAAAGGCCCGACGGCGGGGTTATGAATCGAAGCCGCTCCAGGCTATCGTAGTCCGCATGTGGGAAAACAGGCCGGCCACCCCGGGAGGAACGGTTGTCTTCCTGACCAACCAGCAGGTGCGCACACCTCTGTCCGTTTTCGATGATTACGACGGCCGTTCCCTCATCGAAAACACCCTCTTTCGAGAGGGCAAGCAGGGTTGGGCTTTGGAATCCATTCCCCAGAAGAACCAGCGGGCAGCCGTCTCCCACATCTTCATCACCCTGGCCATGGTGGCGATCACCACTGCCTACCGGGAGTGGACGCGCCGGGAGGCCGAGGAGGAGGCTGAGGCCTCTTCTCCTCTGGAACGGCGTCTGGGCCGGACCGACCTTCAAGAGCCCCAGGGGATCCGCCGTTGGCGGCGGGATCTCAAAAACGCGGTGCGGGATGACGTCATCGTCTTTCAAGGGCCGTCCTACGGCATCTTCCACGTGATGGAGATGATGGTGCTGGCGGGCTACCGCCTCAGGCGCCTGCCCGAGGAGCTGGGTGCCCGGGAAGCGATCTTTGCCCGCTACGGGATCCACCCTCCTCCCTGA
- a CDS encoding tyrosine-type recombinase/integrase, whose translation MPYPKIWKRVPTVLSEQEVRRLLDGASRTATPQRDVALVQFLIQTGCRAGEATGLELGTMDWARHVVHKVLRIMFTLATRKEYYDPAKVLGEVRKAQLRAA comes from the coding sequence GTGCCGTACCCCAAGATCTGGAAACGGGTCCCCACGGTCCTGAGCGAGCAGGAGGTCCGGCGGCTCTTGGATGGGGCGAGTCGGACCGCCACACCCCAGCGGGACGTGGCGCTGGTGCAGTTCCTAATCCAGACGGGCTGCCGGGCCGGCGAAGCCACCGGGTTGGAGCTGGGCACCATGGACTGGGCGCGCCACGTGGTGCACAAGGTGTTGCGGATCATGTTCACCTTGGCGACCCGCAAGGAGTACTACGACCCGGCCAAGGTGCTGGGGGAGGTACGGAAGGCGCAACTGCGCGCTGCGTGA